The Gemmata palustris genome includes a region encoding these proteins:
- the hisI gene encoding phosphoribosyl-AMP cyclohydrolase, with protein sequence MNTTLDFDKAGGLVAAVAQDADTGEVLMLAWMNREAFDETVRTGRAVYFSRSRNKLWRKGEESGNVQEVRGVFIDCDADTVLLKVKQIGGAACHEGYKSCFFRQLDEGELKVIAERIFDPKAVYKK encoded by the coding sequence ATGAACACCACACTCGACTTCGATAAGGCCGGCGGACTGGTTGCCGCAGTTGCTCAGGACGCGGACACGGGCGAAGTGCTCATGCTCGCGTGGATGAACCGCGAGGCGTTCGATGAAACCGTGCGCACCGGCCGCGCGGTTTACTTCAGCCGCAGCCGCAACAAGTTGTGGCGCAAGGGCGAAGAGAGCGGGAACGTCCAAGAAGTGCGTGGCGTCTTCATTGATTGCGACGCCGATACCGTGCTGCTGAAGGTCAAGCAAATCGGCGGGGCGGCGTGTCACGAGGGCTACAAGAGTTGCTTTTTCCGCCAGCTCGACGAGGGCGAACTGAAGGTCATCGCGGAACGCATTTTTGACCCGAAGGCCGTGTACAAGAAGTGA